In Rattus norvegicus strain BN/NHsdMcwi chromosome 1, GRCr8, whole genome shotgun sequence, a genomic segment contains:
- the LOC134485084 gene encoding sperm motility kinase Y-like, whose amino-acid sequence MPTETEEELPPSSPDPSISQEGTFHSQYKVLKTIGKGSYAKVLLAHHQLTGTPVAVKVLRKKKQWFRPAMTEENIMRKINHPNIVSLLQVIENKTRIYLIMELVEGQQLYQYIRESGHIEEDEARQIFEQILSAVSYCHGKGIVHRDLKVDNIMIDKNKKVKVIDFGLSTETQPGQMLNQHCGAYSFGSPERFLGLLYDGMKNDMWTIGVVLYYMVVGKLPFDSVIIQELQKQVVAGVYPAPYGVSEELENLLSQLLTVNPMYRPTASEVMKHTWFKEHGKGFTVRCEELLPLRPDPEILGAMKCMGFQASVIKYSLIKRKYNEEMATYYFLQQQALPGYGCTAQAQQVSPIAAPFPSLDPAAAFRLQRKRSGSLPVLGTLQVSFSQGHVSHYSQKVHTKGGRRSTVAGRLRPQPMTPTQDHYHKCAMSVPYIQTTSIFSEKSSNKEIKEDNLLSHRAPLEDKPISSRVGHRGFKGWTRNIANALIKLCCCLPRRKKPRLGQNRISPQK is encoded by the coding sequence atgcctacagagactgaggaggagttaccaccttctagtcccgatcccagtatctctcaggagggaacctttcattcccaatataaagtactgaagactattggaaaaggaagctatgccaaggtcctcctggcccaccaccagctcacaggaaccccagtggcggtcaaagttctccgaaagaagaagcagtggttccggccagccatgacagaagaaaacataatgagaaagatcaaccaccccaacattgtttctctcttacaagtcattgaaaacaaaactagaatatacctcataatggagctggtggaaggccaacaactctaccagtacatcagagagtcagggcacatagaggaggatgaggcccggcaaatatttgaacagatattatcagcagtgagctactgccatggaaaggggattgttcaccgagacctgaaagtggacaatataatgattgataaaaacaaaaaggtcaaagtcatcgactttgggcttagcaccgaaacacaacctggacaaatgctaaaccagcactgcggtgcgtattcttttggttccccggaacgcttccttggacttctgtatgacgggatgaagaatgatatgtggacaataggagtggtcttgtattatatggtagtgggaaagctcccatttgattctgtgatcatccaagaattacaaaaacaagttgttgcaggggtgtatcctgccccctatggggtttcagaagaactggagaacctccttagtcaattactaacagtaaatccaatgtatagaccaacagccagcgaggtgatgaaacacacctggttcaaagaacacgggaaggggttcacagttcgttgtgaagaactgcttcccctcaggccagaccctgaaattttgggtgcgatgaaatgcatgggatttcaagcctctgtaataaaatactccctaataaaaagaaaatataatgaggaaatggcaacgtattacttcctacaacagcaggctctcccggggtatggctgcacagcccaggcacagcaagtgagtcccattgcagccccatttcctagccttgaccctgctgctgcttttagattacaaagaaagaggagtggaagcctgccagtcctagGCACCTTGCAGGTGTCATTCTCCCAAGGTCACGTATCTCATTATAGCCAGAAGGTTCatacaaaaggaggaagaaggtcaactgtggctggtcgtctcaggccacaaccgatgacacctacacaggaccactatcacaaatgtgccatgagtgtaccatacattcaaacaacaagcatcttcagtgagaagagtagcaacaaggaaataaaagaagataatctactctcccacagagccccattagaggataagcccatctccagcagggtcgggcacagaggttttaaggggtggaccaggaatatagcaaatgccctgataaagctttgttgctgcttgccaaggagaaagaaacctcgcctggggcagaacagaatctctccccagaaatga